GCGCGCCGCCAGCCTCGGTCTCGAGGGGCAGCTCGCGGTCCGCCCCGGGGATTACCACCAGGTTTCCCTGGAGCCCCAAGGCTACGACCTGGCGGTGCTCGGCAACGTCACCCACCTCGAGGACTACGAGGGGCTCAGGAGCCTTCTCCGGCGCGTCCGAGAGGCGCTCCGCAGCGGCGGTCGGGCAGTGATCTTCGATATCTTTCCGCGCTCGCCGGAGGGCGCCCTCAGCGGCGCTCTCTACGGCCTCGGCCTAGCCTTGCGCACCCAGCAGGGTCGAGTCCACTCGGAGACCGAGCTGGCCGCCCTCCTCGCCGAGTGCGGCTTCGGCCCGGCTCGTCTCACGGACCTGCCGGTGCCACCCCAAGCGGTGGGCATGTTGGTGGCCGAGAAGAGCTGACGCCGGTACTTCCCGCAGCCCCCGACCATCGCGATAGGATGTCGTCTCGCCGGCCTCCCGGACGAACCGGGAAGGCCGGCGCGGCATTTTCGAGGACCTGCGGTGGAAAACGTACGCAACTTCTGCATCATTGCCCATATCGACCACGGCAAGTCGACCCTCGCGGATCGCCTGATCCAGCGCTGCGGCGGCGTCGCCGAGCGCGAGTTCCGGGACCAGATCCTCGACTCGATGGATCTCGAGCGCGAGCGGGGCATCACCATCAAGAGCAACACGGTCACCCTCAGCTACCGCGCCCAGGACGGCGAGGAGTACATCCTCAACCTGATCGACACGCCGGGCCACGTCGACTTCTCGCACGAGGTGCGCCGCTCGTTGATGTCCTGCGAGGGCGCGCTGCTGCTGGTGGACGCCTCTCAAGGGGTCGAGGCCCAGACCGTCGCCAACCTCTATCTCGCCCTCGAGTACGACCTCGAGCTGGCGCCGGTGATCAACAAGATCGATCTGCCGTCGGCGGACATCGACCGGGTCAACGAAGAGATCGCCGAAGACCTCGGTCTCGATCCCTTCGAGGCCGCCCACGCTTCGGCCAAGACCGGCCAGGGCATCGACGATGTGCTGGAGACCATCGTCCGTCAGCTACCGGCTCCCAAGGGGCAGGTCGACTCCCCCCTCCAGGCCCTGATCTTCGACGCCCAGTACGACGCCTATCGCGGCGTGGTGATGCTGGTGCGGGTCAAGGAAGGCACGCTGCGCCCAGGGGCCACCATCCGACTGATGCACACCGAGAAGAGCTACGAGGTCGAGGAGGTCGGCCTGCTCAAGCTCAAGCGGGTCAAGACCAAGGAGCTGACGGCGGGCTCCGTCGGCTACGTCATCGCCGGCATCAAGACCGTCCGGGACATCGCCATCGGCGACACCATCACGGACGAGCAGAACCCCGCCGCGGAGCCGCTGCCGGGCTACAAGGAGGCCAAGCCGGTGGTCTTCTCGTCGATCTACCCGATGTCGACGGACGATTACGAGGACCTCGGTCGGGCCCTCGACAAGCTGGCCCTCAACGATGCCGCCCTGACCTACGAGAAGGATTCCTCGAGCGCCCTCGGCTTCGGCTATCGCTGTGGCTTCCTCGGCCTGCTCCATCTCGACGTCGTCCAGGAACGGCTGCATCGCGAGTACGACCTCGCCCTGCTGCTCTCGGCACCCTCCGTGGAGTACCACCTGACCCTCGAGAACGGCGAGTTTCACCGCATCGACAACCCGGCCCTCTATCCCGACCCGACCAGCATTCAGCGCGCCGAGGAACCTTTCATCAAGGCTTCGATCATGATGCCCGAGCGCTACGTCGGCGCGGTCATGGAGCTCTGCCGCGAGCGTCGGGGCGAGAACACCACCTTCTCCTATCTCTCGGTGGGTCGCGTCGAGCTGACCTCGGAGCTGCCCCTCGGCGAAGTGATGTTCGACTTCTACGACCGCCTGAAGACGGTCACCCAGGGTTACGGCTCCTTCGACTACGAGATCATCGGCTACCGCGAAGCGCGGCTGGTCAAGGTCGACATCCTGGTCAATGGCGAGCCGGTCGATGCCCTCTCCCAGCTGGTCCACGAGGAGAAGGCCCGAGGCCGGGCCCTGCGCTACTGCGAAAAGCTCGCCGAGACCATCCCGCGACAACAGTTCAAGATCGCCATCCAGGGCGCCATCGGTGGCAAGGTGATCGCCCGTACCACCATCAATGCCTACCGCAAGGACGTCACCGCCAAGTGCTACGGCGGCGACATCAGCCGTAAGCGCAAGCTGCTCGAGAAGCAGAAGGAAGGCAAGAAGCGGATGAAGATGGTGGGCGCCGTCGAAATCCCCCAGTCGGCCTTCGTGGCAGTGCTCAAGAGCGACGACAACTAGCCGGCTGCTGAAGAAGTCCGCTTTGCGATTTTTCCCGCTGCCAGCTGGTTCTTCCGAGAGGGGCTACGCGCCCCTCTCCGGTCCACGAAACGGGGTTCTGGGACCTCCTCTCCCATCGCGGCGGCGAGGCCGCCGCCGGGCCCTTCCGGGCCCGGAAGCAGGTTGCCGATGAGTTTTTCAGCAACCTGCTAGCTCGAGCGAGCCCCTTTGGTTTCTCCTGCTCTTGCCGGCACTGCCGCCTGCCTGCTGGCCGCCGGCGCTTGGGCAGTGGCGGTGCTCTGGTTCCGCGGCGCCATCGCCGATTACGGCCCTTGGACCGTCAACCTGGCGAAGTGCGGCCTCGCCACTGTCCTGCTGGCGATCACCGTTCTGGTCGTCGGCCAGGGCAGCGTGCTGCTGCAGGCACCGCTGGTAGCCCTCGGCTGGATCGCCGTTTCCGGGCTGGTCGGCATGACCCTCGGCGACACGGCCCTGTTCGCCGCCGTGCCCCATCTCGGCGTTCATCGCACCCTGCTACTGCAAACCCTCAATCCCCTCTTCACCGCCCTCGGCGCCCTGCTGCTCCTCGGCGAAGACCTCGCCGGAACCACCCTCGCCGGCGGCGCCACGGTGCTCGCCGGCGTCGCCCTGGTGATCGCCAGGGACTCCGCGACACAGGTTCCCGGGAGCCTGTTGCGCGGCGGCCTGTTGGCCCTGCTGGCGGCCTTCGGTCAGGGCCTCGGAGTGGTGCTCGCCAAGCTCGGTATG
This region of Acidobacteriota bacterium genomic DNA includes:
- the lepA gene encoding translation elongation factor 4, which translates into the protein MENVRNFCIIAHIDHGKSTLADRLIQRCGGVAEREFRDQILDSMDLERERGITIKSNTVTLSYRAQDGEEYILNLIDTPGHVDFSHEVRRSLMSCEGALLLVDASQGVEAQTVANLYLALEYDLELAPVINKIDLPSADIDRVNEEIAEDLGLDPFEAAHASAKTGQGIDDVLETIVRQLPAPKGQVDSPLQALIFDAQYDAYRGVVMLVRVKEGTLRPGATIRLMHTEKSYEVEEVGLLKLKRVKTKELTAGSVGYVIAGIKTVRDIAIGDTITDEQNPAAEPLPGYKEAKPVVFSSIYPMSTDDYEDLGRALDKLALNDAALTYEKDSSSALGFGYRCGFLGLLHLDVVQERLHREYDLALLLSAPSVEYHLTLENGEFHRIDNPALYPDPTSIQRAEEPFIKASIMMPERYVGAVMELCRERRGENTTFSYLSVGRVELTSELPLGEVMFDFYDRLKTVTQGYGSFDYEIIGYREARLVKVDILVNGEPVDALSQLVHEEKARGRALRYCEKLAETIPRQQFKIAIQGAIGGKVIARTTINAYRKDVTAKCYGGDISRKRKLLEKQKEGKKRMKMVGAVEIPQSAFVAVLKSDDN
- a CDS encoding DMT family transporter; the encoded protein is MVSPALAGTAACLLAAGAWAVAVLWFRGAIADYGPWTVNLAKCGLATVLLAITVLVVGQGSVLLQAPLVALGWIAVSGLVGMTLGDTALFAAVPHLGVHRTLLLQTLNPLFTALGALLLLGEDLAGTTLAGGATVLAGVALVIARDSATQVPGSLLRGGLLALLAAFGQGLGVVLAKLGMVSLPFLSAALVRLATATAGLVIVLACAGAVARHLRPLGKGATWRRVAAPSVLGTYLAILLMMAGIAWSPAAVAAVLLSTSPIFSLFLEARIDRTALTPRALAGTLLAVAGVAIISWPAT